From Zingiber officinale cultivar Zhangliang chromosome 5B, Zo_v1.1, whole genome shotgun sequence, the proteins below share one genomic window:
- the LOC121987230 gene encoding senescence-associated protein OSA15, chloroplastic-like, whose amino-acid sequence MYCFFFQHRCGFIRNIHDMMANKFYQFPSNERSFSLKDKMGFITLKKNGKALDLFADEVTTDRMQAIQEAYWTMASALLPSSP is encoded by the exons ATGTACTGCTTTTTTTTCCAACATCGTTGTGGT TTTATAAGAAACATTCATGACATGATGGCAAACAAATTTTACCAATT TCCTTCAAATGAAAGGTCTTTCTCTCTCAAAGATAAAATGGGATTCATTACACTCAAAAAGAATGGGAAAGCTCTTGATCTATTTGCAGATGAGGTCACAACAGACCGTATGCAAGCCATTCAG GAAGCTTATTGGACTATGGCATCTGCCTTACTGCCATCTAGTCCATGA